The Stygiolobus azoricus genome window below encodes:
- a CDS encoding enoyl-CoA hydratase/isomerase family protein, whose amino-acid sequence MSTLTTEVLINYAKITFNTGGKYNVVNKEFMYDIIDTLKKLDSNKDVRFIVLTGANKNFGAGADIKELKSANENREYASSFFSTMFEMYRTIINLSKPVISIVEGIAYGASMEILLVSDIVIASPYARFAAPGAKIGVFPPVLVTIGKDVIGIDNVIRLAFLGEELSAEEAKQIGLVHFVSDNLEGETQKVMDKLKLMAPSSLMNMRRLIFKKYESELESAFKLLTDQVLTKDATNGILAFLAKTKAPWVSQ is encoded by the coding sequence ATGAGTACCTTAACAACTGAGGTATTAATAAATTATGCTAAGATAACCTTCAACACTGGTGGAAAATACAATGTTGTGAATAAGGAATTTATGTACGACATAATCGATACATTAAAGAAGTTGGACAGTAATAAAGACGTGAGGTTTATAGTCCTAACTGGAGCAAATAAGAACTTTGGAGCTGGAGCTGATATAAAGGAGCTAAAGTCGGCGAATGAGAACAGAGAGTACGCATCAAGTTTTTTCTCTACAATGTTTGAAATGTATAGAACCATTATAAACCTCAGCAAACCCGTGATCTCGATTGTAGAAGGAATAGCTTATGGTGCGTCAATGGAAATACTCCTCGTTTCAGATATTGTAATTGCCTCTCCTTATGCTAGATTTGCAGCACCCGGTGCAAAGATAGGAGTATTCCCGCCTGTACTCGTGACTATAGGTAAAGATGTTATAGGAATTGACAACGTGATCAGGCTAGCCTTTTTAGGAGAAGAATTAAGTGCTGAAGAAGCAAAACAAATAGGGCTAGTCCACTTCGTAAGTGATAACTTGGAAGGTGAAACTCAGAAAGTTATGGATAAACTGAAACTTATGGCTCCTTCGTCTCTGATGAATATGAGAAGACTTATTTTCAAAAAGTATGAAAGTGAGTTAGAGTCTGCTTTCAAACTTCTTACAGATCAAGTTCTAACTAAAGACGCAACTAATGGGATCTTAGCGTTCTTGGCAAAAACGAAGGCTCCTTGGGTTTCACAATAA
- a CDS encoding ABC transporter ATP-binding protein, giving the protein MDIIVIEDLWKVYKNGIEALRGISLRVREGEVFSFLGPNGAGKTTTIKILSCILKPTKGKVTVAGYEVPKDCKKIREIVSVVPQEFQGFSDLTVRENIQYFAKLYKVNNVDDVIEELGLKEHQNKKFGELSGGLKRRVAIACGIIGNPKLIYLDEPTVGLDPKSRRSIWEIVKSLKDKGITVFLATHYLDEAEKLSDRVAVIYKGKIVKLSTPSELVDEFKKENLEEAYLELMRQLEADDQ; this is encoded by the coding sequence ATGGATATCATAGTCATTGAGGACTTATGGAAGGTTTATAAGAACGGAATAGAGGCATTGAGAGGGATATCACTAAGAGTGAGAGAAGGCGAGGTTTTCTCCTTTCTAGGACCCAATGGTGCAGGGAAGACAACAACTATAAAAATCTTGTCCTGCATCCTTAAACCGACTAAGGGAAAAGTTACTGTAGCAGGTTATGAAGTTCCGAAGGACTGTAAGAAGATAAGAGAGATCGTAAGTGTAGTACCTCAGGAGTTCCAAGGTTTCTCAGACTTGACTGTAAGAGAGAATATCCAGTATTTCGCAAAACTTTACAAAGTTAACAACGTGGACGACGTGATTGAGGAGTTGGGGTTAAAAGAACATCAGAATAAAAAGTTTGGGGAGCTGTCTGGAGGACTTAAGAGAAGGGTGGCGATAGCTTGTGGAATAATCGGTAATCCAAAGTTGATTTATTTAGACGAGCCTACAGTTGGTCTAGACCCCAAGTCTAGGAGGAGTATCTGGGAGATTGTGAAGTCTTTGAAGGACAAGGGGATCACAGTTTTTTTGGCAACACATTACCTAGACGAGGCAGAAAAGCTCTCAGACCGTGTAGCTGTAATCTATAAGGGTAAGATCGTTAAGTTGTCAACACCAAGCGAACTCGTAGATGAGTTCAAAAAGGAGAATTTAGAGGAAGCTTACTTAGAGCTTATGAGACAACTAGAGGCTGATGATCAATGA
- a CDS encoding ABC transporter permease, with protein sequence MRNVIPTAVAIIKDNLRSRITLGFVIIFPLVLAFIFSLLGQAFQPHITVYVAGNNSSEIASYLNQSKLFIAYVGGNPSYVTLYNAIFVNSTSKVIYYSQLTSNYIPLLQSYLSLYYFHEQTPFTPQETITRATPVAYEISGVVGVITLSNGLFGVTGVGSGYYRDKLVERLASSPIRDYEWVLALMIYEVVITILSSIAILVVGALMGFLPDLGLSFLAGLVLGTLMFSGLGAAILGLTPKEKVFLSNIVANFLVLPLMFISNAFFSPSLFPSFLKAFAEYQPVSLLNDVVRETLVFGELPNPVYLVVIFVLTVIFLGIGSRLLRLREV encoded by the coding sequence ATGAGGAATGTAATCCCTACTGCTGTTGCAATCATTAAAGACAACTTGAGAAGTAGAATTACCTTGGGATTTGTGATAATATTTCCATTAGTATTAGCCTTTATTTTCTCCTTACTCGGTCAAGCTTTTCAACCTCATATAACTGTTTATGTTGCAGGAAATAATAGTAGTGAAATAGCCTCATACCTTAACCAGAGTAAACTATTTATTGCTTATGTTGGAGGGAACCCAAGTTACGTCACGTTGTATAACGCAATTTTTGTCAACTCTACTTCTAAAGTAATATATTATAGCCAACTTACAAGTAACTACATTCCCCTATTACAGTCATATCTGTCTTTATATTACTTTCATGAGCAAACACCATTTACACCTCAAGAAACTATTACGAGGGCTACTCCAGTAGCTTATGAGATTTCAGGCGTAGTTGGAGTAATAACACTATCTAATGGTCTGTTCGGAGTAACCGGTGTGGGTAGTGGATATTATAGAGATAAGCTTGTAGAGAGGTTAGCCTCATCGCCAATAAGGGATTATGAATGGGTCTTGGCTTTGATGATCTATGAGGTTGTAATCACGATTCTCTCTTCTATCGCTATCTTAGTAGTAGGTGCGTTAATGGGCTTTTTGCCAGATCTGGGACTTTCGTTTTTAGCAGGTCTAGTATTAGGAACTCTTATGTTTTCAGGTTTAGGTGCAGCGATTCTTGGTTTAACACCTAAGGAGAAAGTGTTCTTATCTAACATAGTTGCAAATTTCCTAGTTTTACCTTTAATGTTCATCAGTAACGCTTTCTTCTCTCCCTCTTTATTTCCATCATTTCTAAAGGCGTTTGCCGAGTATCAGCCAGTATCGTTGCTAAACGATGTAGTCAGAGAGACACTAGTCTTTGGTGAGCTTCCTAACCCGGTGTATTTAGTAGTGATATTCGTCCTTACCGTAATATTCTTGGGAATCGGTTCTAGGTTGTTAAGGCTTAGAGAAGTATAA
- the prf1 gene encoding peptide chain release factor aRF-1, whose translation MKVLIRELKKWSAPATVLLSLYIPPGRPIPDVLNLLRQEASIAQNIKLKRTRDAVTSAIQSAIDRLTQINKVPDNGLVLFCGENFDTNEFKCFMFSPPEKVPIFFYRTDKSFHTEFLEDMIEESDVYGLIIVERDYATIGILKGTRIQVLEEFEGFVPGKHMMGGQSQRRIDRIIEEMYANFLKEVGEKVNAFFIPFVENKKMKGILIGGPGYAKKDFYEGDYMDYRLKKLVLQPLFDVPDQGDAGLKELVMKAQDLLKNQKYIQVENLLEEIKYHLAKDDGLVIYGISDIRKALQMGAIDSLVVYDEPGSELEKLAQEAENYGAKVYVIGDELPDGEWVKKTFGGAIGKLRYKIY comes from the coding sequence TTGAAGGTTCTAATTAGAGAATTAAAGAAATGGAGTGCGCCAGCAACAGTTCTACTCTCCTTATACATACCTCCGGGCAGACCTATACCAGATGTTCTTAACCTATTGAGACAAGAAGCGTCTATAGCACAGAACATTAAGTTAAAGCGAACGAGAGATGCTGTAACTTCAGCTATACAATCCGCTATTGATAGGTTAACCCAAATCAATAAAGTCCCAGATAACGGTTTAGTATTATTCTGCGGTGAAAACTTCGACACAAATGAGTTTAAATGCTTCATGTTCTCGCCACCAGAAAAAGTACCCATATTCTTCTACCGCACTGATAAGTCTTTCCATACGGAATTCTTGGAGGACATGATAGAGGAGTCAGACGTATATGGGTTAATAATAGTTGAGAGAGACTATGCGACGATAGGTATACTGAAAGGTACCAGAATTCAAGTCTTAGAGGAGTTTGAGGGTTTCGTCCCAGGCAAACACATGATGGGTGGTCAGTCACAGCGAAGAATTGACAGAATCATTGAGGAAATGTACGCTAACTTCCTTAAAGAGGTAGGAGAAAAAGTAAATGCGTTCTTCATACCGTTCGTCGAAAACAAAAAGATGAAAGGGATACTAATAGGGGGTCCCGGGTACGCTAAGAAGGACTTTTACGAAGGAGACTATATGGATTACAGGCTGAAGAAGCTAGTATTACAACCATTGTTTGACGTACCAGATCAAGGTGATGCAGGGCTTAAGGAGTTAGTAATGAAAGCACAGGATTTGCTGAAGAACCAGAAGTACATTCAAGTGGAGAACTTACTTGAAGAGATAAAATACCACCTTGCCAAGGATGATGGGCTTGTAATTTACGGAATTAGTGATATAAGAAAAGCGTTACAGATGGGTGCGATAGACTCTCTAGTTGTGTATGATGAGCCTGGCTCGGAGCTGGAAAAACTTGCACAAGAGGCGGAGAACTACGGTGCAAAAGTGTACGTGATAGGAGATGAACTTCCTGACGGGGAATGGGTAAAGAAGACTTTCGGAGGAGCCATAGGTAAGTTAAGGTATAAGATATACTAG
- a CDS encoding AIR synthase family protein has protein sequence MRFGKIPINIFLNKIPHDDCVVCPGIGEDDAYINAEGKYLVIHSDPITEAGKNAGFLSVVIACNDVNMKGVRCRWVTTVLLLKSEDSLDNAIEGINEACKLLGCSVVGGHTEVTQGLNRDIVVTTAFSFSDKIMKLSDAKEGDYVLVFGTAGIEGTWILANEFEDELLKKGVRAEVIKRSKEYKYKIPVQDIALKVKDYVVAMHDATEGGVYQALLEVAKASNLTLEVKSEIPVSEETAEIARALNVNPYQLISSGCFIAIAKSPDVKKLENMGGKVVGVLKKGEPKLIINGKSYTEDFEEELVRIESYYNGGR, from the coding sequence ATGCGTTTCGGAAAAATTCCAATTAACATATTTTTAAACAAAATCCCTCACGATGATTGCGTAGTTTGTCCGGGTATAGGTGAAGACGACGCTTACATTAATGCAGAAGGCAAATATTTAGTAATCCATTCTGACCCTATAACTGAGGCAGGAAAGAATGCCGGTTTTTTATCAGTAGTTATTGCATGTAACGATGTTAATATGAAGGGAGTACGTTGTAGGTGGGTAACCACGGTTCTATTGCTGAAAAGTGAGGACTCGCTTGACAACGCAATTGAGGGGATAAACGAAGCTTGTAAACTACTCGGGTGTAGTGTAGTAGGCGGTCATACGGAAGTAACTCAAGGTTTGAACAGAGATATTGTGGTAACTACTGCCTTCTCTTTCTCAGATAAGATAATGAAGCTATCCGACGCTAAAGAGGGGGATTACGTATTGGTTTTCGGAACGGCGGGAATAGAGGGGACTTGGATTCTCGCTAACGAATTCGAAGACGAGCTTTTGAAAAAGGGAGTTAGAGCGGAGGTCATAAAAAGATCTAAAGAATACAAGTACAAGATCCCAGTACAAGACATTGCATTAAAGGTCAAGGACTACGTTGTAGCGATGCATGATGCTACGGAAGGCGGTGTTTATCAAGCCTTGCTTGAGGTAGCCAAAGCCTCAAACCTAACTCTCGAGGTAAAGTCTGAAATTCCGGTGTCGGAAGAAACTGCAGAAATAGCAAGAGCGTTAAATGTTAACCCGTATCAACTTATTTCTTCAGGCTGCTTCATTGCGATTGCTAAGAGTCCCGATGTTAAAAAACTGGAGAATATGGGAGGTAAGGTAGTAGGTGTACTTAAAAAAGGAGAACCGAAGCTCATTATTAACGGTAAAAGTTATACTGAAGACTTCGAAGAGGAGTTGGTTAGAATTGAAAGCTATTATAATGGCGGGAGGTAA
- a CDS encoding DUF1614 domain-containing protein, whose protein sequence is MSYEKPPRILIIYHVRGILAVIYFFFAFLMLIVTIGYFAFLFKSIGLNDVYSFLLAFSFSFLSFAFSPVNIVLKEINREALMPSVDVIYVFGIPLYVPRLSYEIRKTLVAINVGGAIVPVIISSILLFFTAELSYYIPLLIVVNTIIVVIVSHHFSKVMPGVGVVMNPLIAPVTSSFVSLILFFNTPLFVPISAYISSVLGTLIGADLLNMRKIIKASPQIVSIGGMGTFDGIFLSGVFSIMIGEFLLALVR, encoded by the coding sequence ATGAGTTACGAGAAACCGCCTAGAATTTTAATTATATATCATGTAAGAGGGATACTCGCTGTCATCTACTTCTTTTTCGCCTTTTTAATGCTGATAGTCACTATTGGTTATTTCGCATTCCTCTTTAAGAGTATTGGTTTAAACGACGTGTATAGCTTTCTCTTAGCTTTTAGTTTCTCATTTCTCAGTTTTGCCTTCAGCCCGGTTAATATAGTCTTAAAAGAGATAAATAGGGAGGCATTGATGCCCAGTGTTGACGTAATTTATGTTTTCGGCATTCCTTTGTACGTACCAAGACTTTCATACGAAATAAGAAAAACTTTAGTTGCGATAAACGTTGGAGGAGCAATCGTACCGGTAATAATATCCTCAATCTTATTGTTTTTCACTGCTGAACTTTCCTATTATATCCCTCTTCTGATCGTGGTTAATACAATAATAGTAGTTATAGTTTCTCATCACTTTTCGAAGGTAATGCCTGGTGTAGGAGTCGTAATGAATCCTTTGATTGCACCGGTCACTTCATCATTCGTGAGCTTGATCCTCTTCTTTAACACGCCACTTTTCGTTCCTATTTCCGCCTACATAAGTAGTGTTTTAGGAACACTCATCGGAGCAGACTTACTTAACATGCGTAAGATCATTAAGGCAAGTCCGCAGATAGTGAGCATTGGAGGTATGGGGACGTTTGATGGCATTTTTTTGTCAGGTGTATTTTCGATAATGATTGGGGAATTCCTTCTGGCTCTAGTCAGGTGA
- a CDS encoding phosphoribosyltransferase produces the protein MPKIPVKVVTWDEVVELSTRLAEIIKEDKYQPDVIIAIARGGLVPARIIADVLGVIDVLSIKVEHWVETASHTPQAKVKYPYKLDLSGKKTLIVDDITDTGDSVELAKKYVSENFSPAVIKTATMQYIKPVAKVKPDYVASIVEDWTWFMYPWNYWEDEINLVRKLMNEGVKTEELEKKFVESYGVKPPISLQKILQEMKRRDLLP, from the coding sequence TTGCCTAAGATACCCGTTAAGGTAGTAACATGGGACGAAGTTGTAGAGTTGTCAACAAGACTCGCGGAAATTATTAAAGAGGATAAATACCAACCTGACGTAATAATAGCAATAGCGAGAGGAGGTTTAGTACCAGCAAGAATAATTGCCGATGTATTAGGAGTTATAGATGTGTTGTCTATAAAGGTAGAACATTGGGTGGAAACCGCTTCACACACTCCTCAGGCTAAGGTTAAGTACCCGTATAAGCTGGACTTAAGTGGTAAGAAGACTTTGATTGTGGACGATATAACTGATACCGGTGACAGTGTTGAGTTAGCGAAGAAATACGTATCTGAGAATTTCTCTCCAGCAGTGATTAAGACAGCTACAATGCAATATATTAAGCCAGTAGCTAAGGTCAAACCAGATTATGTAGCTTCAATAGTAGAGGATTGGACGTGGTTTATGTATCCTTGGAACTACTGGGAGGATGAAATAAACCTTGTAAGAAAATTAATGAATGAGGGGGTTAAAACTGAGGAGCTAGAGAAGAAGTTTGTAGAAAGTTATGGTGTAAAACCACCTATTTCATTACAGAAAATACTTCAAGAAATGAAAAGAAGAGATCTTTTACCTTAG
- a CDS encoding NTP transferase domain-containing protein, producing the protein MKAIIMAGGKGTRFTPLKPLVEVCGLPSYYRVYQVARMFAEEVFLAITNSSPLIFSALPKIITEGRGYEMDVYEAVKKVGIPTLVFPADTPIIPIDAVEILISSCEADICSLENQGEYVGISLWRGFNMSNYQDVEYFSSKIYNMNTYEDYVRVNYLCRLGV; encoded by the coding sequence TTGAAAGCTATTATAATGGCGGGAGGTAAAGGAACTAGGTTCACCCCTTTGAAACCGCTAGTGGAGGTTTGTGGCTTACCTTCTTATTATCGCGTTTATCAAGTGGCTAGGATGTTTGCAGAAGAAGTCTTCTTAGCAATTACCAATTCTTCTCCTTTAATTTTCTCTGCATTACCCAAAATAATAACAGAGGGACGAGGTTATGAAATGGATGTATATGAAGCTGTTAAGAAGGTAGGTATCCCGACTTTAGTCTTTCCAGCTGATACTCCTATTATACCTATTGACGCTGTTGAGATCCTCATCAGTTCATGCGAAGCGGATATTTGCTCCTTGGAAAACCAAGGGGAATACGTAGGGATAAGCTTGTGGAGGGGGTTTAACATGAGTAATTATCAAGACGTAGAGTACTTCTCTTCAAAGATTTACAATATGAACACGTATGAGGATTACGTTAGAGTGAATTATTTATGCAGGTTAGGAGTATAA